From Diospyros lotus cultivar Yz01 chromosome 4, ASM1463336v1, whole genome shotgun sequence, a single genomic window includes:
- the LOC127799301 gene encoding uncharacterized protein LOC127799301 — protein sequence MDLYLSKIHKYYPSLPQNDLKKIYVARCERLRLLMLNNIPEDIRWLIEAKVRLAGETSPSFKHFPGLGKSSFAKKRRAKRVNGCYKCARWTCNTRCKSVGFTSINREDKISFIKDGLSKESLDDIRLTLETHPCGIVQRELLALWTQFRSDHQRYSLGNLTKNDPVCQSIRKLDGKLIPAS from the coding sequence atggatctttatctctcaaaaattcacaagtactatccatctctcccgcagaatgatttgaaaaaaatttatgttgctaggtgtgaaagacttaggttgttgatgcttaataacatccctgaagatattcgttggctgatcgaagcaaaagttcgattagctggtgaaacttcacctagttttaagcattttccaggcttagggaagagtagttttgcgaagaaaagaagagcgaaaagagtgaatggttgttacaaatgtgctcgatggacctgtaacacacgatgcaaatctgtggggtttacgtccataaatcgagaagataaaattagtttcataaaggatggactgagtaaggagtctttggatgatatccgattgactcttgagacgcatccatgtggaatagtgcaaagagaacttcttgctttatggacccagttcagaagtgaccaccaacgctatagtcttgggaatctgactaaaaacgaccctgtttgccaatctataagaaaattggatgggaagcttatccccgcttcatag